A region of the Thalassoroseus pseudoceratinae genome:
ATGAAGAAATGCCGAAGTTTGTCAAACCGCTGCACACAACGGATCCCACAAACTGCAGGAGGTATGGTCACCGAAGCGAGTTAGCCTGACTCCTCAAAAGTAGGAGCCGGATCCACAAGGAGATGTTTCGGGGCGCAATCGGAAACCAAAAGAACTCTTGCGATCGAACCCATGAAAGAACCGTAAACAATCAACCGTCTGACAACGCGATTTTCATACGTCCTTCATCGAGGAAATTTTTGAAACAATGCAGAGGTCGTTGATGCGAAGATCTACTGTCGGGTAATTCCAAATCAGTGGTTGATGTTGGCGCGGCTGATGGTATCTTGGCGAGGAATGGTCACACTCACCCAGGGAAGCTTATTCTTTGGAAACAATCACGAATCTTGTCCCTGATTATTGCCTTTGTCGGAACAATCAAATGCAAAGGACAAATGCCATCAAGATACGATGGCTCACAGTTTTGGGTTGCATCGGCCTGCTTCATATGGCACCAACGCCAGGAGTCGCTCAGAGGATCAGCGGGCAGGAGGCACACCAGATCGGGCTTGAGGCGTACACTTACCTCTATCCACTCATCATGATGGACGTGACACGGCAGGTCACCACCAATTACCCACCGGATCGCAAGCCGGGGATGGGACCGATGAATGCGTTTCATCACATGCGGGCTTTCCCGCCCGCAGATTTTCGCGAGGTGGTGCGTCCCAATTTCGATACGCTCTATTCCAGCGCCTGGCTGGATGTGTCCAAGGAACCGCTCATCGTTTCGGCCCCCGATACCGACGGGCGTTATTACATGCTGCCGATGCTCGACATGTGGACGGATGTGTTCGCCGTTCCCGGCAAACGGACGAGCGGTACAGAGGCGGCAAGTTGGGCCGTTGTGCCGCCGGGATGGAGAGGCTCGTTGCCAAAAGGAGTGGAGCGCATCGATGCCCCGACACCGTATATCTGGATCATCGGCCGGACGCAAACGAACGGCCCCAAGGACTACGCTGCCGTCCACAAAATCCAGGACGGCTTCCAGGTCACACCGCTCTCGCGATGGGGTAAGCCGGAGCCAATGGTTGCGAAAATCGATTCCAGCGTGGACATGAAGACACCGCCGATGGAGCAGGTCAACACCATGTCGGCCGTGAGGTACTTTGCATACGGCGCAGAACTGATGAAACGGCATCCGCCGCACATCACTGACTGGTCGATTATCGCCCGTATGAAGCGAATCGGATTGGAGCCAGGTAAGTCCTTCGATCTTGCCAAGGCTGATCCTGTTGTTCAGGCTGCGCTTGAACGTGTTCCTATGGATGCGCTTGAGCAGATGCAGGCCAAAGCCCCAACCCTGGCCCGAGTGGTCAATGGCTGGCAGATGAACACCGAAACAGTGGGAGTCTACGGCAACTACTATTTGAAGCGGGCAATCATCGCCATGATTGGACTCGGGGCCAACCAGCCAGAGGATGCGGTCTATCCGCTGTTTGTCGCGGACGCTGATGGAAAGCCACTCGTTGCCGAGAAGAAGTACGTTTTGCACTTCACCAAGAAAGAGATCCCGCGAGTCGACGCCTTCTGGTCGCTGACAATGTACGACGGGCAGGGATACCCTGTCACGAACGCGATCAACCGGTTTGCGATTGGTAATCGCGATGCACTGAAGTTCAACGCAGATGGTTCGCTGGACATTTACATCCAGCACAAAAGTCCGGGAAAGGACAAGGAGTCGAATTGGCTTCCCGCGCCAAAAAGTGGTGCCATGAGCCCGACCATGCGACTCTACGCACCCAAGGCCCAGATACTTGACGGTCGTTGGAACCCGCCCCCAATCCGCGTCGCCAAATAGCAAGATACCAAGTCACATATTCCATCGAGAGGGGTCACCATGGATAAGCATCAAGTCATATTGAGAGATCGACTACTCAACTGCGTCGGCGTGACACTCGTGTCGATTTTCGCCGTAATGACATCAACGACTTGCGCACAGTCTCCGCAGCGAAAAAAGAATCCATTGATCGTGCCGCCGAATCCCGTTCGTTTTGGTGATCGATCATTGGAAAGCACGATTCGCACGGACGAGCGATACGGGCACGACGGCTTATTTCAGGGGCCGCGTGGTTGGGTCTATTGGAAGTACATGGAAAACCCCAAGCCGATCCAGAATCCGAACTTGTGGCCGGACATGAGGTCAACGTACTTCATTGGACGGTTCGCGATGCCCACTGGCAGTTCCATGACACTGCGGGGAACATTTCCTTACGCAAGGTTCTTCCAATTTGCGCTTTACAAATTTGAACGCAATACGTTCGTTGCGTTCGGTGAGTCGCTAAGGGGGCCCGATATCGAACCCGATCCCGGCTCGACCAACCCCTTTCGCGTTGGTGCGAGTCGCTTGACGGAGAATCGAAACTTTACCATTCACGTACTTGCTGAAGACCCGCCCAAAGATGCGGATGGGCGAGCGAAGAACACACTCTATGTCGGCCGTGAAGGCAAGGACATACAAGGGGTCATTCGTATCTACTTGCCGGACCAGGATCAAGACGGGACAGGCTGGGGGCCACCCAACTCGTCATTCGGCGGACAAGGATTTCCAACTTACGAAGGAAAGCTTGCGGACGGCACAGAGTTGTCGGCCAAGCAGGTCGTCAATCAGTGGGCCAAACCGATTGCTGGCGAGACGACAAAGCCAATGACAATCGACCAATGGGTACGGCTGGTCAACGCAAAGGACAACGACCCGAAGCTGACACCCCAAACCTCGCCCGCTCGGAATCCACCCCAGTGGGAAAAGTTCACCACGATTCAGTACGGCGTGATTGGTGCCTTCAAATCCCCCACAGCCCGCGCAAAGATGCAATTTGGAGGCCCAGTAGAAGGCGGCGGTGAAGGCCCGTATCTCATGACCTACCTTTCACGGCAATTTGGCCCGGTGTATGTGATGCAGGGGAAAATGCCTACGTTTCCAGACACCTACGCCGGAAAACATGGCCGGGGGGCCGCGACGATGCCGGAAGCTCAGACGCAGTATTGGTCGCTGGTCAGTTGCGAATCTGTTCCCAGCGGACAAGTTGTTGACGGGCTAACCGACTTTCAGATTCCTCTGGACAAGGACCGCAACTACACGATTGTCGTCAGCCGGCCCGAAGACCGGCCAAAAAATGCGACGCTCGAAAACGGTGTGGCCTGGATCAAGTGGAGCCCTCGCGGCGAAGGGCTAGACGATCCACGAAATCGTTCAGACTTTGGCATGTTGATCCTGCGGATTATGGGCAACAATCCCAAGTGGAAACAACGCCCCGACAACATCAAGAAGCCGGGGACTGGCGAAGTCGTAATGGGGCCTTTCTTTCCCAAGGGCCATTACACAACCAAAGAGCAATTTGAGTCCAAGGGCGGTGCGACTGACACCCCGAAAGTCGCGATGACGACTGGGCAGGACAAGCAAATGACGCTCACGATGCAGACGCTAAAGAAGTCACGCGGCTATCTGTATTGTGAGCTTGTGTTTAACTATGGCAATAAAGGGAATGACATCTACAGTACTTCACCGCTGGCCGAGGCCAAGTTGAAGTGGTGGAACAATCTTGACCTTGATGCACTTGCAAAGGAGTTCGGAGCAGAATCGGTGTACAAGAACGGTCCACAATGGTGGTCGATGGATGAAGTCGGTGTCATGGCGTCCGCGCCAGTGAAAGTCGCCGGTGTCGACATGGTGTTCGGTGCCCACCTTCCGCCGGGCACCTTAGCGATTCCAAAATACACGGTCTTTAGTCCCGCCAAATTTCAGAACCTCGTCTGGAGGGCCGGAAAGCCGGTATACCAACTTGTGGATCCAGACGGCCACGTCTATGTCTTACAAGGACATAAAATCCCCACGAACAAACTCGCGACATTAAGCGAGAAATTCAAGCAACTCCCCAAGGGCTGGGAATATCGCGTGAAGACCTACGACAAGGACTTAGTCATGAAACTAACGCCCAAGAAACCGATTCCTTCCGTCCAGGACGAGTTTGACCAGATCTACATCCGGATTCCCGAATAGAGGTAAAACGGTCAAAATTGCGTTGGAAAGGACTGACTCCCGGTTTCCGGCGGTTGGTTCTATTATTTGTGGGATCAGGGTTTCGTCGTGTTGCAAGTTGCGCCCATGAAGCTTCGGGCTAACCACAATGTATACATCAACTCTCCCAACAGCAGCGGCTAGTCGATTTCAATCGCGAGAATCGAAAGGGCATCGGTGAGATGTCCGTTGGTGCTCCAGTTCACCACCTCTTGCTCGAACATTTCAACGCATTCGCGAAGAGGACTGGACTGGGTGTCGATGATCTCAGCCTTGAGCCTTTCCTCTCCGAATTGTTCCTCTTCTGAGTTGGCTTGTTCCACCACGCCATCAGAATATACGAACAGCAGCGCGGCTTCGATGGCTGAGGCGATTGTGTCGTCAAAGTGATTCTAAAACTGCGTAGGGTTTTCTCCACGCGTTCAGTTTGGGCAGATGGCCCGGAACAACGGGTTGTCCAACCTCTTTCCGTTCGGGAACTCACGAACTCGCGTTGGTGTCATAGATGGGGTGGCAATGACACGTTCGAGAATCGGTCTTGAGTTGATCAATCCGGAAGCCAGTGCAGCACATCTCGCAACACGCACCAGCGTGGCTCTTGCACCTGGGTTCCTTCTCCTTCCAACCAGTATTGTCGGAGCCGAGCCAGCGAGCCATCGACACGTTCGAATTCCAACCAGCCGTTGAGAAACTCGAGCCAAATGAGATCATTCTGTCGGGTCGCCATTCCAACCGGGCGTTTTATGATTGGTGTCGGGACAATGGTGGAATATTCGGGATACAAAATTGTCCAAGCCGCTCCCGCCTCGGCGGCGATGACTAGCCCATCGTAAGACTGCGAGTCGTCTTCGAAAAACCGCTCAATCGAATCGATGACCGTGATCTTTGCGGCAGGGTGCTCCCGCTTGGCTGCGATCGCTAAATCCTCTGAGACGACCGCCAACTGAAAATCGGGCAGGTTTTCGAAAACCGTCCATTGTTTGGCTTCATTTCTTCGATAGTCTTTAACAACCAACGCCAGAGTTGCAGTCTCGTAAGATTCGGTGAAACTAGCTTGGAGTCGTCTCTCCGGTTTGACGATCAACCCGCCAATCGCGATGTCAATTTCTCCAGATTTCAGTTGATCGACGGCTGTTTCGTCCTCAAAAGGGATGAATTCCAAGCGAAGGTCTAAACGACTGGCCAATCGATGGATGAGCTCGACATCCATTCCCACCAAATGTCCGTGCTGGTTTAGATAGCTATAGGGCAGATGCTGTGGGTGATAGCCCACGCGGATCACCTTCGTTTTCTGAATTCGGTCCAACGTCGATTCCATCGTATCCGAGGAGCCTGGTTGGGGTTCTCGCGACTGGAAAACTTGCACATCGTCATGAGGATCGGGAACTTCTAACGACAGAAATTTTTGATCGAGATCGTATTTCAAAACAGTTGAAGCTAAATACGAGTGTGCGGCTAGACCTCCTAGCAAACTGCAGAAGAAAAGGCCTAGCAGTGAACCCGCGAGAAACCGCCAACGGATGCGAAGTTTTCCCAGCATCGCTTGTTGGATAATTAATGTGAAGGCCATCAGATGCATGACTCCAACAATATCTCCCAGTCGCATCGTCACAAACCCCGGCGTGACGAACAACCCAATGAGATCCTGGGGAAGGTGGTATTGGTCGAGGAGATAGGGGATCGTGACAAGTGGACTTGCGAAACTCGAGACGGTTCCTACGCTCGCCATCACTAGGTTTTGCTTCGGAGTGAGATCCTGCCCGACATACCAGGCCGAAAACGAGACAAAAACGAAACTAAGGACTTTCCCCAAGTGCGGAAACGGGTAGGCCAAAGGCACGAGCACGTTCGCCGTGGCTTCCTCGTTTAACGTGTTCTCCGGGTTCTCCTGACGAATCAGCCATTCGCATTTCTCGACGATTTGCGGGAGAGTGACGAAGAGTTTGCCTGTGGCGATTGCGGTGTAAAGTGGTTCCTGGGCGGCCCGCAGCAGATCCCAATATCGAATACGAGTCAGGCTACAGACCAAAATCGGCAAGACCCCGAACACCGAAAGCAAACAAACCAATCCATAAAGTAGAAGATAAGCCTGCAGACGGGAGAGTTCTTCAAGACGTAACGTCCCCGCCGCCGATGCGGTCAAGGCAAATAACCCGATCGGAGCCAAGCGAACTAGAAAGAGATTGATCTGCGAAATCACCTGAGAGCAAAGGTCGAGAAAGTCCAGCAGAGGTTCTTTTTGTGGCACAGAGATGAGGGCGACTCCACAGAACAAACAGAACACGACGACCGCCGGAACAAATTCCTGTGAGAGCGAACGGAAAATGTTTGTCGGGATGAAGGTCGAGAAAAAATCGGGAGTCGATGTCTCATTTTGGATTTCGGAGGAGTGGAAAAAGGAAGCTCCCTCAACCGGAGGCAGAATCGTGGAGGCGAACGTCACAATTAGGATCCCGATCCCCCATAATCCCAGCAAAGTGATGAGGCTTTTCACTCCCATCTGTTTTGCCCGCGTTGCATTCAGTCGTCCCAGTTTAGCCACCAAGGAAACGGCCAGATAAGGCAATACCGTCATCTGCAGAAACCCCACATAGGCACGTCCCACAACTTGGAGAAAACTGCAGTATTCTCCAAACAGGATCCCACACACTATGCCGAGACCGAGTCCCAGAGCAATCCAGCAGCCCGTGCGGCGTGGCTTGGGCTTCTTGACAACTTCATCAGGCGATTGGCTCATTGAATCGACTTCCTGGTGGTGTTCTTTCAGAACTTGAGCATCACGTGGGTCGGGCAAATATGGCATCCTATTTTGAGAGTTTTCATGTTCTCATTCTAGCCCGGGGCTTGTCATGTGACGGGATTCGGAATCGACGCGATCGCGGCGTTAATGCGCAATTTGACATCGGTCGAATGAACCGATCGTCCAAACAACCAGTGACCACCACTCAAGAAGAACCAATCTTCCGTTCATCTGACTGCTTGATCTGTCGCAGAATTTTCGTGAATTCTGACTGACACGAAAGTCCTTAGAGCAGTCTACTTTTGACCGTAGCGGATTCTGTGTTGTGAAAATACCGGGTCCTCGCATTCGTCGCGGGACACAGAAGACCGTAATACGGTCTAGGCACAAGCAAAACTGTTAGATTTGATGGAACCCGCAGAGTGAGAACAACTGGCTCGAGATGATGAACGCTCATTTCCAATTTGGGGATTCAATGGATCGTTCGGGTCGGGAGCGAACCACCCGTGGGTATGAACCCCCTCGGCGTACTCGAAATGGTCATCAGTCACAAACCGGCGCGGCTCGGCCGAATGGCCGTCGATTTCGACGCGGTAAGGGATGCGGGCTTGAACACCGTCATCAACGATGAGCGTGTTGTAAGCTCGCGTCGAGCCGGTATAGGCCGCGAACGGACCACCCGCGTACGAACCCCGTCCGCCACTGGCCAAAAGTTGGTGTCCACCGTAATCCAAATATATGTTGAGCTTGTCTTCTTTCCCGTGACTGGCTCCTACCCACACCGGCCTTGTATGACGTTTCTGTTCGTAGCCTCGCAGCTTCGGTGAGAATGCGACCGGCGGCGAAATCAGATCGGTCCTTACGCACGCATTCACAGGCTTCCTCCCCACGGTTCGTCGCCCAACCGCAGTTGTCCTCACCTCGTACTTTGTCGATCGGAGCGATCATTTGGTATACTGACCTCCTTAAGACTCCCAGTCTCGGACAGGGGACTTGCACCCCATAAAATCACGCCCATGCCGAGCGTACCCATGCGGTGAACGGGAGCCGCCGATGACGCAAGTTGTGAAATCATAGTTTCTTCGCGGCGGCCCCGTTACCGCCGTCGTTATGCCGCAACCTACTATGCTCACCATGCAGTTCTTCACCGACGAGATGTTCGAGGCGGGCACTGCCCACGAATCTTACCTGCGATATTGGATCGCAAATCGCAAGCGTCTGCCGAACTGCATTCTGCGTATCAATCGCGGCATGCTTCCGGATCATTTCTTTACAACGCTTACCGACGCGATCGACCTCCACGACGCCCGTCTTCAAACCGTCAATGCTGACTTGCCGAACGTCGCGCTTCACTTTCAAGGCGACAATCACGGAGCACTACGCGACATTATGCTGCACTACACCGGAGTCACCGCGTGCACTCCAATACCGCACCGACTGCTTGCTGACGAACCGCAGTCCGATTTGATGTGTCATGAAACAACAATCGTTGAAGTCAACAAGTTCAATCACAGAATGCTGTTCGCCAGCTCGGACATCATGTCGATCGATTTCACAGCCCTTGGAATTGAGTCTGTCGATCATCCGCAACCAGCGTAGCGCGGCATAACAATCGGGTAAGGGCCACCGTTACCGGTGACCCTCTCCACACCACCGGACGTGCGGGTCCGCATCCGGCGGTTCAACGAAGTTGAGCAAGCTTGGCCCATAGTGTCTTCAGGCTGAGCAGTCCTCGTTCGGCCAGCCACGCATCGGTCAGCCCCACACCGCTGGCAATGGTTTTAGCGGAGTTGCGGCCGATCGTGGCGAAGGTAGATTGGGGGGAAACAACGGGGATGTGGAATAGGATTCGGTGAATTGATTCGTTGCCACAACTGCGGAGGTTTTTTCCACCGACAGCAGTTCGGCCAAATGAAGAAATGCCGAAGTTTGTCCATCTTCGCGGAGTTGAGGAGTCGGTGGATTGTCGGCGATCGCATTTTTGGGGCATCAAAACATGACCCGGCAGGGCGTTCGAGC
Encoded here:
- a CDS encoding DUF1254 domain-containing protein — translated: MQRTNAIKIRWLTVLGCIGLLHMAPTPGVAQRISGQEAHQIGLEAYTYLYPLIMMDVTRQVTTNYPPDRKPGMGPMNAFHHMRAFPPADFREVVRPNFDTLYSSAWLDVSKEPLIVSAPDTDGRYYMLPMLDMWTDVFAVPGKRTSGTEAASWAVVPPGWRGSLPKGVERIDAPTPYIWIIGRTQTNGPKDYAAVHKIQDGFQVTPLSRWGKPEPMVAKIDSSVDMKTPPMEQVNTMSAVRYFAYGAELMKRHPPHITDWSIIARMKRIGLEPGKSFDLAKADPVVQAALERVPMDALEQMQAKAPTLARVVNGWQMNTETVGVYGNYYLKRAIIAMIGLGANQPEDAVYPLFVADADGKPLVAEKKYVLHFTKKEIPRVDAFWSLTMYDGQGYPVTNAINRFAIGNRDALKFNADGSLDIYIQHKSPGKDKESNWLPAPKSGAMSPTMRLYAPKAQILDGRWNPPPIRVAK
- a CDS encoding SpoIIE family protein phosphatase, with the translated sequence MASAIEAALLFVYSDGVVEQANSEEEQFGEERLKAEIIDTQSSPLRECVEMFEQEVVNWSTNGHLTDALSILAIEID
- a CDS encoding cation:dicarboxylate symporter family transporter gives rise to the protein MPDPRDAQVLKEHHQEVDSMSQSPDEVVKKPKPRRTGCWIALGLGLGIVCGILFGEYCSFLQVVGRAYVGFLQMTVLPYLAVSLVAKLGRLNATRAKQMGVKSLITLLGLWGIGILIVTFASTILPPVEGASFFHSSEIQNETSTPDFFSTFIPTNIFRSLSQEFVPAVVVFCLFCGVALISVPQKEPLLDFLDLCSQVISQINLFLVRLAPIGLFALTASAAGTLRLEELSRLQAYLLLYGLVCLLSVFGVLPILVCSLTRIRYWDLLRAAQEPLYTAIATGKLFVTLPQIVEKCEWLIRQENPENTLNEEATANVLVPLAYPFPHLGKVLSFVFVSFSAWYVGQDLTPKQNLVMASVGTVSSFASPLVTIPYLLDQYHLPQDLIGLFVTPGFVTMRLGDIVGVMHLMAFTLIIQQAMLGKLRIRWRFLAGSLLGLFFCSLLGGLAAHSYLASTVLKYDLDQKFLSLEVPDPHDDVQVFQSREPQPGSSDTMESTLDRIQKTKVIRVGYHPQHLPYSYLNQHGHLVGMDVELIHRLASRLDLRLEFIPFEDETAVDQLKSGEIDIAIGGLIVKPERRLQASFTESYETATLALVVKDYRRNEAKQWTVFENLPDFQLAVVSEDLAIAAKREHPAAKITVIDSIERFFEDDSQSYDGLVIAAEAGAAWTILYPEYSTIVPTPIIKRPVGMATRQNDLIWLEFLNGWLEFERVDGSLARLRQYWLEGEGTQVQEPRWCVLRDVLHWLPD
- a CDS encoding heparinase II/III domain-containing protein, yielding MNACVRTDLISPPVAFSPKLRGYEQKRHTRPVWVGASHGKEDKLNIYLDYGGHQLLASGGRGSYAGGPFAAYTGSTRAYNTLIVDDGVQARIPYRVEIDGHSAEPRRFVTDDHFEYAEGVHTHGWFAPDPNDPLNPQIGNERSSSRASCSHSAGSIKSNSFACA